A single region of the Vicia villosa cultivar HV-30 ecotype Madison, WI linkage group LG4, Vvil1.0, whole genome shotgun sequence genome encodes:
- the LOC131598256 gene encoding protein MAIN-LIKE 2-like: MAQQLLTMGETHRGTRANLATFAVDRFRTRSHAYVEPDERIIPNLQACGFGHIIKVNNNTIDRKFILALQERWRPETHTFHLPIGECTITLEDVYMLLGLPIDGKAVNGSVQHANSMCERVLGRDLVVPTQGSRGQGISLVSLRDYYDELVLMDNFTEEHVWLMTKVYIMLMFGKLLFPESTGNTVNFFYLSKFDSISKIRKYSWGSAVLAMLYQSLCKNAVAEKCTFYGCAFLLQVWGWWRMPTLSPVGRNNYTFPYATRFCGPKLDYSKNPRGSVVLYRDLIDHLRAEDVLSLNFYMII; encoded by the exons atggctcaacaacttcttaccatgggtgaaacacacagaggaactaGAGCGAATTTGGCGACCTTT GCTGTTGACCGATTCCGTACACGTTCTCACGCTTACGTTGAACCCGACGAGAGGATTATTCCGAATCTCCAAGCATGTGGCTTCGGACATATCATAAAAGTTAACAACAACACCATAGACAGAAAATTCATCCTTGCCTTACAAGAGCGATGGAGGCCTGAAACCCACACGTTTCATCTTCCAATAGGTGAGTGTACTATTACTCTAGAGGATGTTTATATGTTACTTGGTCTGCCCATTGATGGCAAGGCTGTTAATGGATCTGTTCAACATGCTAATTCAATGTGTGAGAGAGTGTTGGGAAGAGATCTAGTTGTGCCTACTCAAGGTTCAAGAGGCCAGGGTATCAGTCTGGTCTCCCTTAGAGATTACTATGATGAACTCGTCTTGATGGACAACTTTACTGAGGAGCATGTTTGGTTAATGACTAAGGTTTATATAATGTTGATGTTTGGTAAACTTTTATTCCCGGAGTCGACAGGTAACACTGTCAACTTTTTCTATTTAAGTAAATTTGACAGTATTAGCAAGATTAggaaatatagttgggggtccgccgttttggcgatgttataccagtctctttgtaagaacgcggttgccgagaagtgcaccttctatggatgtgcgttcctcctacaagtatggggttggtggagaaTGCCGACGCTGTCCCCGGTAGGCAGGAACAACTACACGTTCCCTTATGCAACAAG GTTCTGTGGTCCTAAATTGGATTACAGTAAGAATCCGAGGGGGAGTGTTGTTTTATATCGGGACCTAATTGATCACCTCCGAGCTGAAGATGTATTATCCCTAAACTTTTATATGATCATATAG